One stretch of Juglans microcarpa x Juglans regia isolate MS1-56 chromosome 3D, Jm3101_v1.0, whole genome shotgun sequence DNA includes these proteins:
- the LOC121256066 gene encoding LOW QUALITY PROTEIN: respiratory burst oxidase homolog protein D-like (The sequence of the model RefSeq protein was modified relative to this genomic sequence to represent the inferred CDS: inserted 2 bases in 2 codons) → MGTGDGRGAWERNSDGIEIVGNERRKAFSGPLAGAAPPPHNQFNRNKSRKSARFNLPPEHSLTSTSNSGAGDVDDGYVEITLDIRDDSVAVHSVQTATEDPELALLAKRALEKKSSSSLGSSMLRSTSAHIRQVSQELKRFASLSRRSSAARRFDRTKSAAAHALKGLKFIAAAKSGGAAGWPAIEKRFDELTASTNGLLASSLFGECIGMNKESKEFAGELFGALARRHNISGDSINKQQLRGFWEQISDESFDSRLQTFFDMVDKDADGRITEEEVTEIISLSASANKLSNIQKQAKEYAALIMEELDPENAGYIMVYNLETLLLQAPNQSVRISDSRILSQMLSQKLKPTMEDNPLRRWYQKMKYFLLDNWQRVWVMMLWLGIMLGLFAYKFVQYRNKAVFQVMGYCVCVAKGGAETLKFNMALILLPVCRNTITWLRNKTKLGTIVPFDDNLNFHKVIAVGVSVGVGLHAISHLTCDFPRLLHATEEEYEPMEPYFGEEQPTNYWWFVKXVEGWTGIVMVVLMAIAFTLATPWFRRNRVNLPKPLKKFTGFNAFWYSHHLFVIVYALLIVHGIKLYLTKEWYQKTTWMYLAVPVSLYACERLIRAFRSSIKPVKIIKVAVYPGNVLTLHMSKPQGFRYQSGQYMFVNCAAVSPFEWHPFSITSAPADDYLSVHIRTLGDWTRQLKTVFSEVCQPPTAGKSGLLRADFMQGSDNPRFPKILIDGPYGAPAQDYKKYDVVLLVGLGIGATPMVSIVKDIISNIKTKDEEDSTAEXALESGKANNNNNNPSSHNSKNKSNRGFRTRKAYYYWVTREQGSFEWFKGIMNEVAEMDEKGMIELHNYCTSVYEEGDARSALITMLQSLHHAKNGVDVVSGTRVKSHFAKPNWRQVYKRIALQHQGTRVGVFYCGAPALTKELKQLALDFSHKTSTKFEFHKENF, encoded by the exons ATGGGAACTGGGGACGGAAGAGGAGCTTGGGAAAGGAACTCCGACGGCATAGAGATCGTAGGGAACGAAAGGAGGAAAGCATTTAGCGGTCCTCTTGCCGGTGCAGCTCCGCCACCTCATAATCAGTTTAACAGAAACAAGAGCAGGAAGAGCGCCAGGTTCAATTTGCCTCCTGAGCACAGCCTAACTAGCACCAGCAATAGCGGCGCCGGCGATGTGGATGATGGCTACGTTGAGATCACTCTGGATATCCGTGACGACTCAGTGGCGGTACACAGCGTTCAGACGGCGACGGAAGATCCGGAGCTGGCTTTGCTGGCCAAGAGGGCGCTCGAGAAGAAGTCTTCTTCGTCCTTGGGATCCTCCATGCTACGGAGCACTTCGGCCCATATCCGGCAGGTCTCGCAGGAGCTCAAACGTTTTGCTTCCCTTTCCAGAAGATCGTCTGCTGCTAGACGTTTCGACCGGACCAAGTCGGCTGCTGCACATGCCTTGAAGGGCCTAAAGTTTATCGCAGCCGCCAAGAGTGGCGGAGCCGCTGGATGGCCGGCCATAGAGAAGCGATTCGACGAGCTGACGGCTTCTACCAACGGACTTCTTGCCTCTTCATTGTTCGGCGAATGCATAG GAATGAACAAGGAGTCAAAGGAATTCGCAGGTGAGCTTTTCGGCGCACTTGCTAGGAGGCATAACATAAGTGGCGATTCAATTAACAAGCAACAGCTCAGAGGTTTCTGGGAGCAAATATCTGATGAAAGCTTCGACAGCAGGCTCCAAACTTTCTTTGACAT GGTTGATAAAGACGCTGACGGAAGAATCACAGAAGAAGAAGTCACAGAG ATCATCAGCTTGAGTGCTTCTGCAAACAAACTCTCCAATATTCAGAAACAAGCAAAGGAATATGCAGCATTGATTATGGAAGAACTAGACCCGGAAAATGCCGGATATATCATG GTATACAACCTCGAGACGCTGCTATTACAAGCTCCAAACCAATCTGTCAGGATAAGTGACAGCCGAATTCTGAGTCAAATGTTAAGCCAGAAGCTGAAGCCTACAATGGAGGACAACCCACTAAGAAGATGGTACCAGAAGATGAAGTACTTCCTACTGGATAACTGGCAAAGGGTCTGGGTAATGATGCTATGGCTTGGGATCATGCTGGGTCTGTTTGCGTACAAGTTTGTGCAGTATCGAAACAAGGCTGTTTTCCAAGTGATGGGGTACTGTGTTTGCGTTGCCAAAGGTGGGGCAGAGACCCTGAAATTCAACATGGCTCTGATATTACTGCCAGTATGCCGGAACACCATTACTTGGCTcagaaacaaaaccaaattaGGGACCATTGTTCCGTTTGATGACAATCTCAATTTCCATAAG GTAATTGCAGTCGGAGTTTCTGTCGGGGTTGGACTGCACGCCATTTCTCATTTAACATGTGATTTCCCACGACTTCTTCACGCAACAGAGGAGGAATACGAGCCTATGGAGCCATATTTTGGAGAAGAACAGCCAACTAACTACTGGTGGTTTGTGA GAGTCGAAGGGTGGACTGGTATAGTCATGGTGGTCTTGATGGCCATAGCTTTCACTTTAGCTACCCCTTGGTTTAGGCGAAACAGGGTCAACCTCCCCAAGCCCCTCAAGAAGTTTACTGGTTTCAATGCCTTCTGGTATTCCCACCACCTTTTTGTCATCGTCTATGCTCTCCTCATCGTCCATGGCATTAAACTCTACCTCACCAAGGAATGGTATCAGAAAACG ACATGGATGTATTTGGCAGTACCTGTGTCCCTATATGCATGTGAGAGGTTAATTAGAGCTTTTAGATCCAGCATCAAGCCTGTTAAGATTATTAAG GTTGCTGTTTATCCGGGAAATGTCTTGACATTGCACATGTCAAAGCCTCAGGGCTTTAGATACCAGAGTGGGCAGTATATGTTTGTCAACTGTGCTGCGGTCTCTCCCTTTGAATG GCACCCATTTTCCATTACTTCAGCACCAGCAGATGATTATCTGAGTGTTCACATTAGAACACTTGGTGATTGGACGCGACAGCTCAAAACTGTTTTCTCGGAG GTTTGTCAGCCTCCAACTGCCGGGAAGAGCGGACTGCTCAGAGCTGATTTCATGCAAGGAAGTGACAACCCCAG ATTTCCGAAAATACTGATAGACGGTCCATATGGAGCACCAGCACAAGACTACAAGAAATACGATGTGGTATTGCTGGTGGGGCTCGGGATCGGGGCCACGCCGATGGTCAGCATTGTCAAGGACATCATTAGCAACATCAAAACAAAGGATGAGGAAGACAGCACAGCGG GGGCTCTAGAAAGTGGGAaagccaataataataataataatccatcaAGCCACAACAGCAAGAACAAGAGCAACAGAGGATTCAGGACGAGGAAAGCATACTACTATTGGGTGACGAGGGAACAGGGATCTTTCGAGTGGTTCAAAGGGATAATGAACGAAGTGGCGGAGATGGACGAGAAGGGAATGATAGAACTGCACAACTACTGTACAAGTGTGTACGAAGAAGGTGATGCCAGGTCAGCATTGATAACCATGCTTCAGTCCCTGCACCACGCTAAGAATGGGGTGGACGTGGTGTCTGGGACCAGGGTCAAATCCCACTTCGCCAAGCCCAACTGGCGACAGGTCTACAAAAGGATTGCTCTCCAGCACCAGGGTACTCGAGTCG GAGTATTCTACTGTGGGGCACCAGCACTAACAAAGGAGTTGAAGCAACTTGCTTTGGACTTCTCTCACAAGACCTCCACCAAATTTGAATTTCACAAGgagaatttttaa